The proteins below come from a single Romeriopsis navalis LEGE 11480 genomic window:
- a CDS encoding DUF3474 domain-containing protein encodes MQTQPVVSSGDQQSAGASARKRQDLPFTLADVRAAIPDYCFKPNTARSLAYAFWDVGVVTGLFFLAATVDSWWSYPIYWLAQSTMFWALFVIGHDCGHGSFSKHKWLNNLVGHITHSFILVPYHGWRISHRTHHSNTGSIENDESWYPIEESRYRQMGFLEKGVRYYANLLAYPVYLFRRSPGKKGSHFNPNSPLFKPSERNDIITSTTCLIVMLGLLVAASFTFGLMAVVNLYLVPYIGFVIWLDLVTFMHHSEADIPWYRGDDWYFLKGALSTIDRDYGFINWIHHDIGTHVAHHIFSNMPHYYLKDATEAVKPLLGDYYRKSDVPVWKAFFKSYKDCHFIADEGTGICYQPAEALKP; translated from the coding sequence GTGCAAACACAACCCGTTGTCTCTTCCGGCGATCAGCAAAGTGCTGGTGCGTCTGCTCGAAAACGTCAGGATTTGCCATTTACCCTCGCGGATGTGCGAGCGGCGATTCCTGACTACTGTTTTAAGCCAAACACCGCGAGATCGCTTGCTTACGCCTTTTGGGATGTGGGTGTGGTCACCGGTTTGTTTTTCCTTGCGGCGACGGTTGATAGTTGGTGGTCTTACCCGATTTATTGGTTGGCTCAGAGCACGATGTTCTGGGCGCTATTTGTGATTGGGCATGATTGTGGGCATGGCTCATTCTCCAAGCACAAGTGGCTCAATAACTTGGTGGGACATATTACCCATAGTTTTATTTTGGTGCCTTATCACGGTTGGCGGATCAGCCACCGGACGCATCACTCCAACACTGGCAGCATCGAAAATGATGAAAGCTGGTATCCGATTGAAGAAAGCCGCTACCGTCAGATGGGCTTCTTGGAGAAGGGTGTGCGCTACTATGCCAACCTCCTCGCTTATCCGGTTTACTTGTTCCGTCGTTCGCCCGGTAAAAAGGGTTCGCACTTTAACCCGAACAGCCCTTTGTTCAAGCCTTCGGAACGCAATGACATCATCACCAGTACGACTTGCTTGATTGTGATGTTGGGTTTGCTGGTGGCGGCAAGTTTCACGTTTGGTTTGATGGCGGTGGTGAACCTTTATCTCGTGCCTTACATTGGCTTCGTGATTTGGTTGGACTTGGTGACATTTATGCACCACAGCGAAGCGGATATCCCTTGGTATCGTGGGGATGACTGGTATTTCCTCAAAGGCGCTTTGTCCACGATCGACCGTGATTATGGGTTCATCAACTGGATTCACCATGACATTGGCACCCACGTTGCCCATCATATTTTCTCCAACATGCCGCATTACTACCTGAAAGATGCGACAGAAGCGGTCAAGCCGTTGTTGGGTGATTATTACCGGAAGTCGGATGTGCCGGTTTGGAAGGCTTTCTTCAAGTCTTACAAGGATTGTCACTTCATTGCGGATGAGGGCACTGGCATTTGTTACCAGCCAGCAGAGGCGCTGAAGCCGTAG
- a CDS encoding M16 family metallopeptidase, which yields MTSSLVVTRNRPVHRTHLANGILLLVTENPAADIVAARMFLKAGSRWDKREQAGLSNLVSSVLTKGSAQYSSLEIAEQVESIGASLGTDAAADYFLTSIKTVAGDFPAMLKLAGEVMRHPTFPEHEIELEKRLTLQSIRSRREQPFNVAMENLRQIMHGAHPYGISSLGSEDTVGQLTRDDLLAYHQQFFRPDQLIISISGRIDAQNAEQLVESVFGDWTVDPARPLATDPEIIPTQPSQSIVAQETQQSIVMLGYLAPAVPRQTDDPTELAQDYAALKLINTYLGSGLSSRLFVELREKRGLAYEVSAFYSTHLDPTHFVTYMGTAPENTQTAIDGLKSEVDRLVEQPLSDAELQNAKNKFLGQYALGKQTNAQIAQAFGWYEAVGLGLEFDEQFPAQIEALTAEQLQAAAQRHLSQPYLAVLGPEQVVQQLNF from the coding sequence GTGACATCATCTTTGGTCGTAACTCGAAATCGCCCAGTCCATCGGACACATTTAGCCAATGGCATTTTGTTGCTCGTAACGGAGAATCCCGCCGCGGATATTGTGGCCGCCCGGATGTTTTTGAAAGCTGGCAGTCGTTGGGATAAACGGGAGCAAGCCGGTCTATCAAACCTCGTGTCATCGGTGCTCACGAAAGGGTCGGCGCAGTATTCATCACTCGAAATTGCCGAGCAGGTGGAATCGATCGGGGCCAGTCTCGGGACCGATGCCGCCGCCGATTATTTCCTCACCAGCATCAAAACTGTTGCGGGGGACTTTCCCGCAATGCTGAAGTTAGCGGGGGAAGTGATGCGGCATCCCACATTTCCGGAGCATGAGATCGAGCTGGAAAAACGCCTTACTTTACAGTCGATTCGATCGCGGCGCGAACAACCCTTCAATGTCGCGATGGAAAACCTGCGACAGATCATGCATGGCGCACATCCCTATGGCATCTCCAGCCTGGGCTCGGAAGACACCGTTGGGCAATTAACGCGGGATGATTTACTCGCCTATCACCAGCAATTTTTCCGCCCCGACCAATTGATCATTAGTATCTCGGGCCGGATCGATGCACAGAACGCTGAACAGCTAGTTGAATCGGTATTTGGTGATTGGACAGTTGATCCAGCGAGACCGTTAGCCACTGACCCAGAAATTATCCCCACCCAGCCCAGCCAGTCGATCGTCGCACAGGAAACGCAACAGTCGATCGTCATGCTGGGATACCTTGCTCCCGCCGTCCCCCGTCAAACCGACGATCCGACCGAATTAGCACAAGATTATGCCGCGTTGAAACTAATTAATACTTATCTGGGTAGCGGACTATCCAGTCGGCTGTTTGTGGAACTGCGCGAGAAACGGGGGCTGGCCTACGAAGTTTCGGCCTTCTACTCCACACATTTGGATCCGACGCATTTTGTCACGTACATGGGGACGGCACCGGAAAATACCCAAACGGCGATCGATGGCTTGAAATCCGAAGTCGATCGGCTCGTTGAACAGCCCCTCAGCGACGCGGAACTGCAAAATGCCAAAAACAAGTTTCTCGGCCAGTACGCCCTCGGCAAGCAAACCAATGCGCAAATTGCCCAGGCGTTTGGCTGGTACGAAGCAGTGGGGTTAGGATTAGAATTTGATGAGCAATTTCCCGCCCAGATCGAGGCGCTAACTGCGGAGCAACTGCAAGCTGCGGCTCAAAGACATCTGAGCCAACCCTACCTTGCGGTTTTAGGGCCAGAACAAGTAGTGCAACAGCTCAACTTTTAG
- a CDS encoding M15 family metallopeptidase — protein sequence MVCVLMLVLALPLAASSSSAINRLVDMQQIAPNVRLEMRYASRNNFLKQAVYDKSRCLLRAPTAKRLARVQRALEKRQLGLKIFDCYRPLSVQRKMWRIFPNATYVANPRYGSRHNRGAAVDLTLVNRDGQALEMPSDFDDFSKKAHTRYAGASRQAKKHRRWLQTAMRDAGFRSLASEWWHFDDPNWKRYGLLDIRL from the coding sequence ATGGTTTGTGTTCTGATGCTGGTGTTGGCGCTGCCTTTGGCTGCCTCCAGCAGTTCCGCGATAAATCGCCTCGTGGATATGCAGCAGATCGCGCCCAATGTGCGTTTGGAGATGCGCTATGCCAGTCGTAATAATTTTCTGAAGCAGGCGGTGTATGACAAGTCGCGTTGTTTGTTGCGTGCGCCGACGGCCAAGCGTTTAGCGCGGGTGCAGCGGGCCTTGGAAAAACGCCAATTAGGTTTAAAGATTTTTGATTGTTATCGACCGTTATCGGTCCAGCGGAAAATGTGGCGCATTTTCCCCAACGCTACTTATGTGGCGAACCCCCGCTATGGGTCACGGCACAATCGCGGTGCGGCGGTGGACTTGACGCTGGTTAATCGGGATGGCCAAGCCCTCGAAATGCCGTCCGATTTTGATGACTTTAGCAAAAAAGCCCATACGCGGTATGCGGGAGCGTCCCGCCAGGCTAAAAAACATCGCCGTTGGCTGCAAACCGCAATGCGAGATGCGGGATTTCGATCCTTAGCCTCAGAATGGTGGCATTTTGACGATCCGAATTGGAAGCGTTATGGGCTATTGGATATCCGGCTTTAG
- a CDS encoding TIGR02652 family protein — protein sequence MNQSTPHNQPTAPTHRPLTFNDEYECPICRHGKLAGITLMDAYACSFCRHIFTANLSEQIVRVEDSSTPMAWRWSGKRWRSVQSTNADLTLVVWICCIAVIVLPPVVVWVPAQIFPPLEGSKGAWFPNAWFVAIVVAHLTIGGWLLSEHYQWRPYVMLRDRMQRMFPES from the coding sequence ATGAATCAATCGACTCCGCACAATCAACCGACAGCACCCACCCATCGGCCCCTGACATTCAATGATGAGTATGAATGTCCAATCTGCCGGCACGGTAAGTTAGCGGGTATTACGCTGATGGATGCCTATGCTTGCAGCTTCTGTCGGCATATCTTTACGGCAAATCTGAGTGAACAAATTGTGCGAGTTGAAGATAGCTCGACACCCATGGCTTGGCGGTGGAGCGGTAAACGTTGGCGATCGGTGCAATCCACCAATGCTGATTTGACGCTCGTGGTCTGGATTTGCTGCATTGCCGTGATCGTATTGCCGCCGGTGGTTGTGTGGGTACCGGCTCAAATCTTTCCGCCTTTAGAGGGCAGTAAAGGTGCCTGGTTCCCGAATGCCTGGTTTGTGGCAATCGTCGTGGCCCACCTGACGATCGGGGGCTGGTTATTGTCGGAGCATTACCAATGGCGACCCTATGTGATGCTGCGCGATCGCATGCAGCGAATGTTTCCGGAAAGTTAG
- a CDS encoding VOC family protein — MQTAIFHLAFPIGNVPEAKAFYVDGLGCELGRESHNAVILNLYGTQLVGHVTKEVLAAQQGIYPRHFGVVFETLVDWQALHDRAISQGLTFYQNAKRRFPDTPLDHQTFFLQDPFHNLLEFKHYYNPAAIFDERAQGEIGDRVSPAG; from the coding sequence ATGCAAACGGCAATTTTTCATTTAGCGTTTCCGATCGGTAATGTTCCAGAGGCGAAGGCGTTTTACGTCGATGGGTTGGGCTGTGAGTTAGGCCGTGAGAGTCATAATGCGGTGATTCTCAATTTGTATGGAACGCAATTGGTGGGGCATGTCACCAAGGAGGTGCTAGCTGCGCAACAAGGGATTTATCCGCGGCACTTTGGAGTGGTGTTTGAAACCTTGGTCGATTGGCAGGCGTTGCACGATCGAGCCATATCCCAAGGCTTAACCTTTTATCAAAATGCGAAACGTCGCTTTCCCGATACGCCGTTAGACCATCAAACATTTTTTCTGCAAGACCCCTTCCACAATTTGCTGGAGTTCAAGCATTACTACAATCCCGCAGCGATCTTCGACGAACGAGCGCAGGGTGAAATTGGCGATCGGGTGAGTCCGGCAGGATAG
- a CDS encoding esterase/lipase family protein gives MSHHPESCTNHVANHVVLVHGMWDTDKIFSKLRPYLESNGFTVHSLNLIPADGSLPLELLADQLAQFITQTLGPDTKFDLIGFSMGGIVSRYYLQRLGGLSRIKHFVTIASPHRGTIVGWLGNTLGAKQMATGSAFLRDLNNDIDQLGPIPFTSIRTPFDLMIVPSTSSEVTTANTYVVPAPLHKLMIYDKRVFAKVIEAIQS, from the coding sequence ATGAGCCATCATCCCGAAAGTTGTACCAATCACGTCGCCAATCACGTTGTCCTCGTCCACGGCATGTGGGACACCGACAAAATCTTTTCCAAGCTCCGGCCCTATCTTGAGTCTAATGGGTTCACAGTCCATAGCCTCAATCTGATTCCAGCGGATGGCAGCCTCCCGTTAGAGCTGCTGGCCGACCAGCTGGCGCAATTCATCACTCAAACGCTCGGCCCAGACACCAAATTTGATCTGATCGGCTTTAGCATGGGCGGCATTGTCAGCCGCTACTATCTCCAACGTTTGGGCGGATTATCCCGCATCAAACACTTTGTGACGATCGCCTCTCCCCATCGCGGCACGATCGTTGGGTGGTTAGGAAATACCCTGGGAGCCAAACAAATGGCCACGGGCAGCGCGTTCCTGCGGGATCTTAATAACGACATCGACCAACTTGGCCCGATCCCGTTCACCTCAATTCGAACCCCATTTGACCTGATGATCGTGCCCTCAACCAGCTCTGAGGTAACCACCGCCAATACCTACGTTGTCCCGGCACCACTACATAAGCTGATGATTTACGACAAGCGGGTGTTTGCCAAAGTCATCGAAGCGATCCAATCCTGA
- a CDS encoding DUF1517 domain-containing protein: MMRIKTQYLWLSFLTLGLLASFETSLIPASSPIAMAKSSGGRSRGGSFKRATPPRRSTPSRSSSPTKRQRTPSYSAPRNQRDFNRRPSAIPIPIPIPNRYPSGYSDYNRNRSINSGRDQIPVVPSNDGIGGAILDDALINNGTQSTEEFTQKATTPPTTQTAPAASSTNSTAQTVRRNGDSGSGGLGWVLLPGAVIAGGAGLVLYNANKKKGAKGGDKIVAAAAGSAAEINNDILTISEVQVALLANSPIQQQLSKIVETMEIETSEQLKAQLQAVVVSLLRLPEYWSHAKVESQTFPNRTNAESSFEQWSMRERSKLNAETLTRDSFGLRTEAITIDEDEDPASYVVVTLLLGTTHDQPLFESVYSSENLQAILEKIAAITTPELLTFELIWSPQDASDSLTRDELTVEYGDLVMV; the protein is encoded by the coding sequence ATGATGCGGATAAAGACACAGTATCTCTGGCTGAGCTTCCTCACCTTGGGCCTCCTCGCCAGCTTTGAAACCAGCTTGATCCCAGCGTCATCGCCGATCGCGATGGCAAAAAGCAGTGGTGGGCGCAGTCGCGGCGGGTCCTTCAAGCGTGCAACACCGCCCCGGCGATCTACTCCGTCACGTTCTTCATCCCCAACCAAACGCCAACGCACCCCCTCTTACAGTGCACCCAGAAATCAGCGTGATTTCAATCGGCGACCCAGCGCCATCCCGATTCCAATTCCCATCCCCAACCGTTACCCCAGCGGCTACTCCGACTACAACCGCAATCGATCGATTAACTCCGGCCGCGACCAAATCCCTGTGGTCCCCAGCAACGATGGAATTGGCGGTGCCATCCTGGATGATGCGCTGATCAACAACGGCACACAGTCTACCGAAGAATTTACCCAGAAAGCCACCACCCCACCGACCACGCAAACCGCACCCGCCGCCAGTTCCACCAACTCGACGGCTCAAACCGTTCGACGCAACGGTGACTCAGGCAGCGGTGGCCTTGGATGGGTGCTATTACCGGGCGCGGTGATCGCCGGGGGCGCAGGCTTGGTCCTCTACAACGCCAACAAAAAGAAAGGGGCAAAAGGGGGCGACAAGATTGTCGCAGCGGCAGCCGGCAGCGCGGCCGAAATTAACAATGATATTTTGACCATCAGCGAGGTTCAGGTCGCGCTTCTGGCCAACAGTCCGATCCAGCAGCAGCTCTCGAAAATTGTTGAGACGATGGAAATTGAAACGTCGGAACAACTCAAGGCCCAGCTGCAAGCGGTAGTGGTGTCCCTGCTGCGGCTCCCAGAATATTGGAGTCATGCCAAGGTTGAATCACAAACATTTCCGAATCGCACCAACGCCGAGAGTTCCTTCGAGCAGTGGTCCATGCGTGAACGCAGCAAGCTCAATGCCGAAACCCTGACCCGCGATAGTTTTGGATTGCGCACAGAAGCCATCACGATCGATGAAGATGAAGATCCAGCATCCTACGTCGTCGTCACCCTCTTATTAGGCACGACTCATGACCAGCCGCTATTTGAGTCGGTTTACTCATCGGAAAATCTGCAAGCGATCTTAGAGAAAATTGCCGCGATTACGACCCCAGAATTACTCACCTTTGAGCTAATTTGGTCGCCACAAGATGCCTCCGATAGCCTTACCCGCGATGAGCTCACTGTGGAATATGGCGATTTAGTCATGGTTTAA
- the rfbB gene encoding dTDP-glucose 4,6-dehydratase, which produces MGQFPGRPPHCLLITGGAGFIGTNFVHYWADRYPQDKLTVLDALTYAGKRENLRHLEQTNRLQFVEGNITDRQLVDQLLARHDITCLVNFAAESHVDRSISAPDTFVQTNIVGTFTLLEAFRAHWQSQVARNPERRYCFLQVSTDEVYGSLTEASPGFTETTAFAPNSPYSASKAGGDHFVRAYSQTYGMPTIVTHCSNNYGPYQFPEKLIPLICRNILQGLPLPIYGDGRNIRDWIYVDDHCHALELVLLNGQFGESYNIGTDDEVRNIDLVHTLCDLMDDLAADLPVSPSQKLIQFVDDRPGHDWRYAIDATKLRQELGWRPKASIATGLRKTVQWYLAHLDW; this is translated from the coding sequence ATGGGACAATTCCCCGGTCGGCCCCCACATTGTTTACTCATCACCGGTGGCGCTGGATTCATCGGCACCAATTTTGTGCATTATTGGGCCGATCGTTACCCGCAAGATAAATTAACCGTCTTGGATGCACTCACCTATGCCGGCAAGCGCGAAAACCTACGCCATTTGGAGCAAACCAATCGCCTGCAATTTGTCGAAGGCAATATTACCGATCGACAATTAGTCGACCAACTCCTCGCCCGGCATGACATTACTTGCCTGGTGAATTTTGCGGCAGAGTCCCATGTCGATCGCTCCATCAGCGCCCCCGACACCTTTGTGCAAACCAATATCGTTGGCACATTTACTTTACTCGAAGCATTCCGCGCACATTGGCAATCGCAAGTCGCCCGCAATCCCGAACGCCGTTATTGTTTCTTGCAAGTTTCCACCGATGAAGTGTACGGCAGTCTCACCGAAGCCAGCCCAGGGTTTACCGAAACCACCGCATTTGCCCCCAATAGTCCCTATTCCGCAAGTAAAGCCGGGGGTGATCATTTTGTACGAGCCTACAGTCAAACCTATGGCATGCCGACGATCGTCACACACTGCTCAAATAACTATGGCCCTTACCAATTTCCCGAAAAGCTGATCCCACTAATTTGCCGCAATATTCTCCAGGGATTACCTTTACCGATTTATGGTGATGGTCGGAACATCCGTGATTGGATTTACGTTGATGACCACTGTCATGCATTGGAATTGGTTTTACTCAACGGTCAGTTTGGTGAATCCTATAACATTGGCACGGATGATGAAGTTAGAAATATTGATTTAGTTCATACCCTGTGCGACTTGATGGACGATTTAGCCGCCGACCTGCCAGTATCGCCTAGCCAGAAATTGATTCAGTTTGTGGATGATCGCCCCGGACATGACTGGCGATACGCGATCGATGCCACAAAACTACGCCAGGAATTGGGTTGGCGACCAAAAGCATCGATCGCCACGGGTTTACGCAAAACAGTCCAATGGTATTTGGCTCATCTCGACTGGTAA
- a CDS encoding response regulator: MLRILVADDHELTRFSLKAALRNQPGIELVGLAVNGSEAVEMVQRYRPDVVILDLQMPVMDGMSAASEIKRQVPHVQILAYSSLEDPKVEPLLREATITELCRKDTPTADLIAKVRQLGLPLVEYPVF, encoded by the coding sequence GTGTTACGTATTTTAGTTGCCGATGATCACGAACTAACTCGCTTTTCGTTGAAAGCCGCCCTGAGAAACCAGCCTGGAATTGAGCTGGTCGGTTTGGCTGTAAATGGTTCGGAAGCAGTGGAAATGGTCCAACGTTATCGTCCTGATGTGGTCATCTTGGATCTGCAGATGCCAGTGATGGACGGTATGAGTGCTGCGAGTGAGATTAAGCGGCAAGTGCCGCATGTTCAGATTTTGGCCTATTCCTCTTTAGAGGATCCGAAAGTTGAACCCCTGTTGCGAGAAGCGACGATCACTGAGTTATGCCGTAAAGACACGCCAACGGCAGACCTCATTGCGAAGGTTCGCCAACTTGGTCTGCCGTTAGTGGAATATCCCGTGTTTTAG
- the truB gene encoding tRNA pseudouridine(55) synthase TruB, whose translation MDGFLNLNKPLGFTSHDCVAKLRRILGTKKIGHAGTLDPAASGVLPIAVGRVTRLLQYLPSQKAYQATVRFGITTDSDDLEGQVLTELAAPQLVQDAVVQALPQFQGHIQQVPPAFSAIQVDGQRLYALARAGKVVDVPMREVDVYSIEVLAWRSGEFPEIDLAISCGAGTYIRSIARDLGEAVGTGATLAALCRTFSSGFGFDQSLTFEQVTESASDGTLQLASPIVALTGLDKIELSDELARRWCFGQKIEVESLSLASPQPEVAYRVHNAAQDFLGITKVEPIASGWRCLPQMVYQHNG comes from the coding sequence ATGGACGGATTTCTCAATTTGAATAAGCCCTTAGGCTTTACTTCCCATGATTGTGTGGCGAAGTTGCGCCGGATCTTAGGCACGAAAAAAATTGGTCATGCCGGGACGCTTGATCCAGCGGCTTCGGGTGTGTTGCCGATCGCCGTCGGACGAGTCACCCGGTTATTGCAATATCTGCCATCCCAGAAGGCTTACCAAGCAACGGTTCGGTTTGGCATCACGACGGATAGCGATGACTTAGAGGGGCAGGTTTTAACTGAATTAGCGGCCCCGCAGCTCGTGCAAGATGCTGTGGTGCAGGCGTTGCCGCAGTTCCAGGGACATATTCAGCAGGTGCCGCCAGCATTTAGTGCGATTCAGGTGGATGGTCAACGGCTTTATGCGTTAGCGCGGGCTGGGAAAGTCGTTGATGTGCCGATGCGCGAGGTTGATGTCTACAGCATTGAAGTGTTGGCCTGGAGATCGGGAGAGTTTCCCGAGATTGATCTAGCGATTAGTTGTGGGGCCGGGACATATATTCGATCGATCGCCCGTGATTTGGGGGAAGCAGTGGGTACGGGCGCGACCTTGGCGGCGTTATGCCGCACGTTTAGTAGTGGGTTTGGCTTCGATCAGAGTCTGACATTTGAGCAAGTGACGGAATCTGCGAGTGATGGCACGTTGCAATTAGCTTCGCCGATCGTGGCTTTGACTGGACTCGACAAAATTGAACTATCGGATGAACTGGCGCGGCGCTGGTGTTTTGGCCAGAAGATTGAAGTGGAATCCTTGAGTCTGGCATCCCCTCAGCCAGAAGTAGCTTACCGCGTGCATAATGCGGCACAGGATTTTCTCGGGATTACGAAAGTGGAGCCGATTGCCTCCGGCTGGCGCTGTTTACCGCAGATGGTTTATCAACACAATGGTTAA
- a CDS encoding sigma-70 family RNA polymerase sigma factor, whose translation MKTKTPKVEKVAKVKPDATAVDPKAAATEASDVKDEDLSPEALAKVMPKGSNDYLGLSDDSVGMFLREMARYPLLTQAEEIELAREIAKGGAEGERAKRKLVRANLRLVVSIAKKYLNRGVPFLDLIQEGSMGLMRAAEKFDYERGYKFSTYAYWWIRQGITRAIASQSRTVRLPVHMVEKLNQVRKIRQALSQDLGRKPTKQELAAALDMEEDKLDQVLDVSQRTLSLHAWVGKDEDTELMQLIEDADHIGPTDNLDRKLLIDRLNSVLDHLSDREREIIRLRYGLTDGQHYTLTEIGKIYDLSRERVRQIQAKAMRKLRHPRRQALLKDWV comes from the coding sequence ATGAAAACCAAAACCCCCAAGGTAGAAAAAGTCGCTAAAGTTAAACCGGACGCAACTGCGGTTGATCCGAAAGCGGCAGCAACTGAAGCATCGGATGTGAAAGATGAGGATTTGAGTCCAGAAGCATTAGCGAAAGTCATGCCGAAGGGGTCAAATGATTACCTTGGCCTTTCGGATGATTCGGTCGGCATGTTTTTGCGTGAGATGGCACGCTATCCGCTGCTGACCCAGGCTGAAGAGATTGAACTAGCGCGTGAAATCGCTAAAGGTGGTGCGGAAGGTGAGCGTGCCAAACGAAAGCTAGTACGTGCAAACTTGCGCCTCGTAGTGTCGATCGCCAAGAAATATTTGAATCGTGGTGTGCCGTTTCTGGATTTGATTCAGGAAGGTTCCATGGGTTTGATGCGTGCCGCTGAGAAGTTTGACTATGAGCGTGGTTACAAATTCTCTACCTACGCCTATTGGTGGATTCGTCAAGGGATTACTCGGGCGATTGCTTCCCAGTCTCGGACCGTGCGCCTGCCAGTCCATATGGTTGAGAAGCTGAATCAAGTGCGCAAGATTCGTCAAGCGCTATCCCAGGATTTGGGCCGAAAGCCAACGAAGCAGGAATTAGCTGCGGCGTTGGATATGGAAGAAGACAAGCTTGATCAGGTGCTCGATGTCAGTCAGCGTACCCTTTCCCTCCATGCATGGGTGGGTAAGGATGAAGATACGGAGCTGATGCAGCTGATTGAAGATGCGGACCATATCGGGCCGACGGATAATCTGGATCGAAAGTTATTGATCGATCGGCTAAATTCGGTGCTTGATCATTTGAGCGATCGTGAGCGGGAAATTATTCGTTTGCGTTATGGTTTGACTGATGGTCAGCACTACACCTTGACGGAAATCGGCAAGATTTATGACCTCTCCCGTGAGCGTGTCCGTCAAATCCAAGCCAAAGCGATGCGTAAACTGCGCCATCCGCGGCGTCAGGCTTTGCTCAAAGATTGGGTTTAG